From Pseudochaenichthys georgianus chromosome 15, fPseGeo1.2, whole genome shotgun sequence:
AGAAAAACATGCGAGTCTCCATTGTTGCCGCACTTGTCTCACATTCTCGTTTACTCTCATGTAAGTATCACACACAGAGATTACTCCTCGCTAAGTTCCTTTGTCTTGTGATCCATATTTGAGTTGACAGATCACGAACAAGAGCTCCCCCACTGTTAATGACCCCAGCCAGCAACAGATAGACTCACACTTCCAGCACTTTTTACTGCTGCCACTCTGGCCTACATATGTTTGCAGCGAGGACAACCATGGCAGTTTACATGCGTCTCATTTACATGGTTAAACATGCCCTAATAGAAAATCACTGTGATATTTAATGAATATTGATTCTGTGTTTATCATATCTTAGCCTGTATACAAATAATAGTTCTTTAACACATACTTTGCTGGTGTATTTATGGCAATCGATAATACATATATCTATATGTATTATCGATTGCCATAActacattattatttgtatagtcTATAAAGTAGCCTACGTGAGCAACCCACTTAAAGGGGTGTGAAAGTCAAAGTGTCCACCTTTAGCTGACTATTGttggttttacttttttttttaaacaacacaTCACCTTCATTATTTTTTTCTCAAGTAAGTTAAGTTTAGATCTGCATATTTATACTTTCACAGCTTGGGGGAAATGAACGCAGCGTTGCGCAAATGAAGCCCATGCATCGCTTGTTTTGTATTCATGAGTCCCTATCCGTAGCTCCATCTCTCAGATAGAGATAATCCTCGTGTCCTCCTTTGCCGATAAAAATGCTCTTCAGTTTACGATTAATTTAATCTCAATCATAGCCGGGACTTGTCGCTGCCAATAAAACTTGTGGAGTGCGTAAATGGAGAGGTGGGGGGGTGATAAGGGTCTGCTGGTGCGACGGTGCCATGGCCCCTCGGTGCTCTTGATAGGGCCTATCTGTCTCTGGCAGGCCGATTTAAGACCCGGAATGGGTTTAAAATATGATACAGATTTACCTCATCTGCAGCCCATTGTTAATGAGGGAGTTTGTTTCAGCAGCAGGAGCTGAGCTTTGCGTTTGTCTGCATTATGGCCTTGGTTATTTCAGGATCACAGGCCTATTCAGTGCTGTGGCTGAAGCTTTTGACAcacttgtttttgtgttttgatTGGTATCCGTGTGCGAGAGATTTATGCATGCGGATAGCTTATGCGCATCCAGTGGATACTGATAACATTTATGGTTAAAAAACATAATCCATAGTTAGATCTACAGCAGAGTCTATTTTTATAACCATCTAAAATCAACTTTGGTCAACTAAAGTTAGATTTACAGTATAAATtagatacaaatatattaacAAAATATAGTTTTGTGAGTTATAATGAATGTTATGGTTGTTTTTAGACACCCGTTCTCAACGCCTGCTTTGTTAAAAACCTGTAGATTAACAAATGAAACTAATTACGCACGCTTCCGTTTCTTGTTCCCTATTCTCAATGTTAAATACTCCATTTAGCCTTTATTGTGTGCGCATTTATTAGCTTATTAGCTTTATAAGCTTTCAGACTTTGCACAAAATTGCCAAACATCTGGTATTAACATCCTGACCACAGTAGGCCGAGAGGACCTTGGTTACACTTTTTTTGAGACCGCTAAGTTTCAGTTGTGTTATTAAATTGACAGGGAGAAATCCTTATTGAAAATATCTTAAGCTTTACACTACTGATTTCACCGCGGTAGTTTTTTTCTCCAGTGTTCAGGTTCTAATAGTTGTGGGGGTCCCTAAACTAAACAGCAGCCTAAAACACTCGATGCGTAACACAGAGTTTACTCCAGTTTTTACAGCACCGTATTTACATGGGAGATCCTCAGAGCTGCTTTTAGGAAGCATACATCTATGAGCAAGTGATTCCACCAAAACGACAGTCCCTGCAACAGTGTCCTGTAGCAAATCTGTTCTAGTCTGCAGCATAATTGGTTGGGGATTTAGATGGAAAGGGACTGCTGGAGAGAAAGCCTTTTTTTGGAGGGGGAAATGGTTCTCGTCCGAGGAAGAAAAGCTCTTTTCAGCGGGCCACAATGGGAGATTGGGACAGGGGAGGAGTCCCATCGTGATTAGCCCATTTAATGGCGCGTTTACTTAATTTCTGTATTCACTAGCAACGGTAAACAAAAGGGGAAATAGCACTCACATTTTTAAGTGCTGCATGACGTTGACGTTTGCCAGAATGTGTGTAGTATACAGAAGCAGTCATATAGGGCTTTTCTACCTACATCACATTATAAACCGGGGCAGTAAATTAGGAAAGTATGACGTATGGCAAATAAAatctaaaacattttaattACAGCATTAATTTGCGTTTTGTAAAAGACCTAAACAGTTTACACCAATATGATGAATAGTCTTAAAAACCCGAGTCAACTTCCGGAAATAAACTCTTTTTAGTTGAGTTCAGCCCGTTTGGTGCATAACTTAGTCCGGGACCGCATAAACCATAATGAGCATTAATTCTTCCACAATCCAATAATGACCCAATATGAACATGTGTTTAGCCAATTATTAATGTCCTTATCCGTAATCGGATGGAGAGACAGACATCATGTGAAAAGGTATAGCAAATTGAATACTGTATTTGATTTAGAAATGAATGGTACATTAACATAATAACCACGCAAGAAAGAAACATTGAATAGGCTAATGTAAATAAGCGCTTTGAGCGACCCTGGGGcggcagagaggagaggagggggcaGCCTGAATAAATGAAGTAATAACAAGTAATTCCACTTTTCATATTATTTTTTCTTTGCAGAAATAtgactggtaacatatgtcatCATCAACCCCCCCAAAACAACAAAAACGCCTAGAGCACTTCAGTTGTAAGTTTTGACAAATATTTTATGTAGGAACACCAAGTCAAGAAAAGTGAGGAAGGGATAGAAAAGAGGATGAGACGGGGAGAGCAATAATTATGTACAAGCATATTTCTACACGTATATTACAGACCGGGAGAATGATcgcattatttgagatatacaTAATTCAATATAaaattttgaaaataaaaataaaaatctgaTACAGTCACACACAATTCCGTTTGACATTTTTTTGACCATGTACCCCACACAGGCAGTGACAGAAGTGTATTTTAAAAAAGGTGCTTACGACTTAAAATGATTGTCTGATGAACACAAAGTAAAAACAGGATTGCATCTTGTCTGCATGgccgtcatcatcatcatcagcatcAGCACTTGGACTAAAAACGGAGATgaggagaaaaataaaaaagcgACGAGGACAGCAAGACGATCTGTTTTTATTCCCTCTGATCGATGTTCCCGATGGAGAATCTTGCATTCAGGTTATTCTTCCctgattacaaaataaaaaataaaaagacatcATGCAGTCTAGTAGTGGTGGTGGTAGTGTGGGGGTATGGCGAGGAGGGGGAGGCGTGGGTCCTTTGAAAGcgctttttaataaaaaaaaaaccgaCGTGCTTTTatctctttttattttaatatttatatgaaTCGGTCCTTTTTTCATCCGCGATATTTCATAAGTCTTTTTTTCTTCCTCTCAGGTCCATTTTCCCTGtaaatatttctctttttgtttgtttttgtgtgttttttttctgcgTATCATACATCGCACTCCGAGTCGCTGGATGTGACGGACAGAATGGACGTCCCGGTATCAACTCTCTCTGCCATACTGGAAACGCTGGTGGTCGGACTGGCCGCGGTTGAGGGCGACTCTGCCGAGCTTCGAGGGGTGAGGCCGGCCTCTGACAGGGACCTCATACCGCTCGGTCCTATTGCTTGGTGTTGGAGCCTGGAGAAGAAAAGAGGCAAGGAGGGGAGGGGAAAAGAAGGGGAAAAAATGAGAGAAATGGCAATTAGACCTGAGAATGTCCCCCttaccctcctcctcctcctgcaaaATAGGGGTTCAAACTCGCCTTTCTTTCCCCCTGCCGGCCCCAGCCATGCATGCATGGTTTTATCAAATAGGCCAGCTTTCAGGGGACAAAACACAGCACTATTTAGACTACCAAATGTTGGAAGAATTGTAAtgggttttttctttttctttttacaggATGTAAAACGTGTTCAACGCGCGAGTCAGCAATCTGGGATTTAAAGTAGGCTACATGTCATATCACTGCAGAGAAAAATAAGCTTTAAATCCAACTTCAGCAAAACAGTTTTAAGGCATGCTTCACAACAACAGTCTAGTTgtttttcctgcttcttcaccatTCGCTCTACATTACTTATGTTTCCTCAATGCtgcacatttttatttatattagaaaGCCACACAACTCTGCCGTTTTATAACCAAAGTATTATTATCTGTTGGAATAAAATATAGGCCTCGGTGTCAAAATGTCATGAGGCTTTGACACAGATGTATTTCAGTCTAATGGAAGAGTATGAATGAGTGACGTGGAGATCCAGGTTACTCCAATCATCCTAAATGTTTATCTCCAATCCACTCATGATAATAACTCCATCACGGCGGGATAATATCAGGCTGGAAATATATCTATTCATTTAGCAAAAAGATTAGAATAGTATTCATATGGCTTAGTAGTACTCTCCGAGGTATTTTCTAATCAATTATGGCATTTCAATAGAATGATACCACACTTAATGTTATGAATACAGCCTGTCTTCAAATGCTTTTCAATACGCATGCTCATTTTAGTCAAGTAATATCCATAATATCTCTATTATCCTTTGAGATAATCCTCTTCAACAATGCTAAGTAACATGTGATGTTAAAATAATAAACGCACCAGATAAATGCAGCCACTATACGCTGTGTTgcttaaatatattatttaaaagCTTTAGCAGCAAACtaaacaatatttaaaaatatttgcAAAACATGACAATTCTAAATAAATGTAAAGGTACAGAAAAATACTATTTTACGTTTGACTAAACTAATGACTAAACTAATCCAGTCATGTTTATTTTATAAATTGTACTTTTTCtaattaaaaataattaaaatgatTGTTTACACTAGTATCATTTAAATAGTGGATATACTATAAATAAGGGAACTCGAgtaatggttatttaaatataattgCAGCACTTTTTGGCATTTATTACGACACTTTCCCTCCTACGGTAAACATAAACAAGCTGTTTAGGCAAAAATAGCCTCTTCAGTTTAACACCAATCTAGTTTGGGATtatgttattgttattattattgtattagTCCGATGTATTTAAAAACTAAAACATATTTGCTTTGGTCGTTCTGAAAAATCATTTTCTTACCAAAATACCACAAAGTTAAATTATAGATCTGCCGAAAATGTTTTTCGAAGCTATTCTAAATGAAAAAAAActaattgtatttttaaaagacagctttggataaaaacaacagaatttATTGTGTTTTCGATGTTCATCCTGATTTCACTTCATAACAAAAATGTCGCCGCAGCCTGCTCCCTCCCCCTGCAGACAGTCTCGTCATTGTGTTAAACTGTCTGTCCGCAAATATAACTAAATCTTTCATAAAATCTCACATGTTTCTATTGAATGTATAACCTTTAAAACAACTTTAGAACATCGCTGTGTTGGACAGTTAGGATAAAAATAACCAACCTGTTTTTGGCTGCCGCGGCTCTGTCTCGTTGCCTCCGGTTTTTAAACCAGTTTCCGACCTGTGTAGGAGTGAGTCCAGTGGCTTGAGCCAGTTCCCTTTTCTTGCTGGGGTTGGGATATGGGTCCTGAAGGTACCACTCCCTCAGCAGGCTCCGTGTCCGCTCTTTGAAACAGTGCGTCTTCTGCTCGCCGTCCCAGATGGTCCGAGGCAGCGGAAACTTCTTCCGCACCCGGTACTTATCGACCGGTCCGAGGGGGCGACCGCGGAGCTTCTCGGCCTCCTGATAGTGTGCTTCCAGCCACATGGCCTGCAGTTTGCCGTGCGA
This genomic window contains:
- the six3a gene encoding homeobox protein SIX3a, whose protein sequence is MVFRSPLELYPSHFFLPNFADRPVLLANSAPTTRSPEDLSMFQLPTLNFSPEQVASVCETLEETGDIERLGRFLWSLPVAPGACEAINKHESILRARSVVAFHTGNFRDLYHILENHKFTKDSHGKLQAMWLEAHYQEAEKLRGRPLGPVDKYRVRKKFPLPRTIWDGEQKTHCFKERTRSLLREWYLQDPYPNPSKKRELAQATGLTPTQVGNWFKNRRQRDRAAAAKNRLQHQAIGPSGMRSLSEAGLTPRSSAESPSTAASPTTSVSSMAERVDTGTSILSVTSSDSECDV